A single region of the Mugil cephalus isolate CIBA_MC_2020 chromosome 4, CIBA_Mcephalus_1.1, whole genome shotgun sequence genome encodes:
- the LOC125006692 gene encoding transcription cofactor HES-6-like, with translation MKPAEIRFSLQRPLQHRDPDMAPTTTAAMTNSQEHLTLTHKLRKPLVEKLRRERINSSIEQLKSLLGPEFLKQQPDSKLEKADILEMTVCLLTQMLQQHQQPRRLMEHFNKLQSSSEKKNLREADFSPLSSTVQTSITKDKSPVNSFLWRPW, from the exons ATGAAGCCAGCAGAGATCAGATTCTCTCTACAGAGACCTCTGCAACACAGAGATCCAGACATGGCTCCTACAACCACTGCAGCAATGACCAACTCTCAGGAACatctcactctgacacacaag ctCAGAAAGCCTCTGGTGGAGAAGTTACGCAGAGAGCGAATCAACAGCAGCATTGAGCAGCTCAAGTCTCTCCTGGGTCCAGAGTTCCTCAAACAGCAGCCAGACTCCAAGCTGGAGAAAGCAGACATCCTGGAGATGACAGTCTGTCTCCTGACACAGATgctgcagcagcatcaacaaCCGAGAAGACTGATGGAGCACTTCAACAAGCTGCAGTCTTCCTCTGAGAAGAAGAACCTGAGAGAGGCTGACTTCTCTCCTCTGAGCTCCACAGTCCAGACCAGCATCACCAAAGACAAGAGTCCAGTCAACAGCTTCCTCTGGAGGCCGTGGTAG
- the LOC125006685 gene encoding transcription factor HES-5-like — MKPAEIRFSLQRPLQHRDPDMAPTTTAAMTNSQEHLTLTHKLRKPLVEKLRRERINSSIEQLKSLLGPEFLKQQPGSKLEKADILEMTVYFLRRLQQQQQQQQHQAVDSVDQGYSRCVQQVVHFLSKEEVKTQSQRRLMEHFNKLQSSSEKKKLREADFSPLSSTVQTSITKDKSPVNSFLWRPW, encoded by the exons ATGAAGCCAGCAGAGATCAGATTCTCTCTACAGAGACCTCTACAACACAGAGATCCAGACATGGCACCTACAACCACTGCAGCAATGACCAACTCTCAGGAACatctcactctgacacacaag ctcagaAAGCCTCTGGTGGAGAAGTTACGCAGAGAGCGAATCAACAGCAGCATTGAGCAGCTCAAGTCTCTCCTGGGTCCAGAGTTCCTCAAACAGCAGCCAGGCTCCAAGCTGGAGAAAGCAGACATCCTGGAGATGACAGTTTACTTCTTGAGacgactgcagcagcagcagcagcagcagcagcatcaagcTGTGGACTCTGTTGATCAGGGCTACTCCAGGTGTGTCCAACAGGTGGTGCACTTCTTGTccaaggaggaggtgaagactCAGTCCCAGAGAAGACTGATGGAACACTTCAACAAGCTGCAGTCTTCctctgagaagaagaagctgagagAGGCTGACTTCTCTCCTCTGAGCTCCACAGTCCAGACCAGCATCACCAAAGACAAGAGTCCAGTCAACAGCTTCCTCTGGAGGCCGTGGTAG
- the LOC125006694 gene encoding transcription factor HES-4-like — protein MKPTEIRFSLQRPLQHRDPGMAPTTTAAMTNSHEHLTLTHKLRKPLVEKLRRERINSSIEQLKSLLGPEFLKQQPDSKLEKADILEMTVCLLTQMQQQHQQPRRPMEHFNKLHSSSEKKNLREADFSPLSSTVQTSITKDKSPVNSSLWRPW, from the exons ATGAAGCCAACAGAGATCAGATTCTCTCTACAGAGACCTCTACAACACAGAGATCCAGGCATGGCACCTACAACCACTGCAGCAATGACCAACTCTCATGAACatctcactctgacacacaag ctCAGAAAGCCTCTGGTGGAGAAGTTACGCAGAGAGCGAATCAACAGCAGCATTGAGCAGCTCAAGTCTCTCCTGGGTCCAGAGTTCCTCAAACAGCAGCCAGACTCCAAGCTGGAGAAAGCAGACATCCTGGAGATGACAGTCTGTCTCCTGacacagatgcagcagcagcatcaacaacCGAGAAGACCGATGGAGCACTTCAACAAGCTGCATTCTTCCTCTGAGAAGAAGAACCTGAGAGAGGCTGACTTCTCTCCTCTGAGCTCCACAGTCCAGACCAGCATCACCAAAGACAAGAGTCCAGTCAACAGCTCCCTTTGGAGGCCGTGGTAG
- the LOC125006953 gene encoding transcription factor HES-5-like, translating to MKPAEIRFSLQRPLQHRDPDMAPTTTAAMTNSQEHLTLTHKLRKPLVEKLRRERINSSIEQLKSLLGPEFLKQQPDSKLEKADILEMTVYFLRRLQQKQHQAVDSVDQGYSRCVQQVVHFLSKAEVKTQSKRRLMEHFNKLQSSSEKKKLREADFSPLSSTVQTSITKDKSPVNSSLWRLW from the exons ATGAAGCCAGCAGAGATCAGATTCTCTCTACAGAGACCTCTACAACACAGAGATCCAGACATGGCACCTACAACCACTGCAGCAATGACCAACTCTCAGGAACatctcactctgacacacaag ctCAGAAAGCCTCTGGTGGAGAAGTTACGCAGAGAGCGAATCAACAGCAGCATTGAGCAGCTCAAGTCTCTCCTGGGTCCAGAGTTCCTCAAACAGCAGCCAGACTCCAAGCTGGAGAAAGCAGACATCCTGGAGATGACAGTTTACTTCCTGAGACGactgcagcagaagcagcatcAAGCTGTGGACTCTGTTGATCAGGGCTACTCCAGGTGTGTCCAACAGGTGGTGCACTTCCTGTCCAAGGCGGAGGTGAAGACTCAGTCCAAGAGAAGACTGATGGAACACTTCAACAAGCTGCAGTCTTCctctgagaagaagaagctgagagAGGCTGACTTCTCTCCTCTGAGCTCCACAGTCCAGACCAGCATCACCAAAGACAAGAGTCCAGTCAACAGCTCCCTCTGGAGGCTGTGGTAG
- the LOC125007000 gene encoding transcription factor HES-5-like, whose protein sequence is MKPAEIRFSLQRPLQHRDPDMAPTTTAAMTNSQEHLTLTHKLRKPLVEKLRRERINSSIEQLKSLLGPEFLKQQPDSKLEKADILEMTVYFLRRLQQQQQHQAVDSVDQGYSRCVQQVVHFLSKKNVNTQSQRRLMEHFNKLQSSSEKKKLREADFSPLSSTVQTSITKDKSPVNSSLWRPW, encoded by the exons ATGAAGCCAGCAGAGATCAGATTCTCTCTACAGAGACCTCTGCAACACAGAGATCCAGACATGGCACCTACAACCACTGCAGCAATGACCAACTCTCAGGAACatctcactctgacacacaag ctCAGAAAGCCTCTGGTGGAGAAGTTACGCAGAGAGCGAATCAATAGCAGCATTGAGCAGCTCAAGTCTCTCCTGGGTCCAGAGTTCCTCAAACAGCAGCCAGACTCCAAGCTGGAGAAAGCAGACATCCTGGAGATGACAGTTTACTTCCTGAGacgactgcagcagcagcagcagcatcaagcTGTGGACTCTGTTGATCAGGGCTACTCCAGGTGTGTCCAACAGGTGGTGCACTTCCTGTCCAAGAAGAATGTGAATACTCAGTCCCAGAGAAGACTGATGGAGCACTTCAACAAGCTGCAGTCTTCctctgagaagaagaagctgagagAGGCTGACTTCTCTCCTCTGAGCTCCACAGTCCAGACCAGCATCACCAAAGACAAAAGTCCAGTCAACAGCTCCCTCTGGAGGCCGTGGTAG